Proteins co-encoded in one Longimicrobiales bacterium genomic window:
- a CDS encoding acetoin utilization protein AcuC, which produces MQTAFVWDDALASYRFNATHPMNPRRLQLTLELIRRLGLLDDSQIVPPRRATDDDLLLAHAPELVDAVKRASAGESFPGADRFGLGTDDVPIVEGMHDAAAHIVGGTLTAAELVMSGRVKRAFNISGGLHHARRAESAGFCVYNDLAVAIRWMQKEHGARVLYIDYDAHHGDGVQWIFYDDPDVLTLSFHESGAFLFPGTGFVEELGEGDGHGYSVNMPLDAHTEDESFEAAFRSLVPDITKAFQPDVIVLQCGCDAHVLDPLTHLRCTTGLFERMTRLVCEVADEHCGGRVVATGGGGYAIYKVVPRAWTLVWAALNGIDAPDEIPEDFLRMLRLECGEIVPSLLRDPPDAFLPSERRAAAIETNARTLASVRRAVMPHLTGWGLGF; this is translated from the coding sequence GCGTCGTACCGCTTCAATGCGACGCATCCGATGAATCCGCGTCGCCTGCAGCTCACGCTCGAACTCATCCGCCGGCTCGGCCTGCTCGACGACAGCCAGATCGTGCCGCCGCGCCGCGCGACCGACGATGACCTGCTCCTTGCCCACGCACCGGAGCTGGTGGATGCGGTGAAGCGGGCCTCCGCCGGTGAATCCTTTCCCGGCGCTGATCGGTTCGGCCTGGGCACGGACGACGTCCCGATCGTCGAAGGGATGCACGACGCCGCGGCGCACATCGTCGGCGGCACGCTCACGGCCGCGGAGCTGGTCATGAGCGGACGCGTGAAGCGCGCGTTCAACATCTCGGGCGGGCTGCACCACGCCCGCCGTGCCGAGAGCGCCGGCTTCTGCGTCTACAACGACCTCGCCGTTGCGATCCGCTGGATGCAGAAGGAGCACGGCGCGCGCGTGCTCTACATCGACTACGATGCGCACCATGGCGATGGCGTGCAGTGGATCTTCTACGACGATCCGGATGTACTCACGCTGTCATTCCATGAAAGCGGCGCATTCCTGTTCCCGGGCACCGGCTTCGTCGAGGAGCTGGGCGAGGGGGATGGTCACGGCTACAGCGTGAACATGCCACTCGATGCGCACACGGAGGACGAGTCGTTCGAGGCGGCGTTCCGCTCGCTCGTGCCGGACATCACGAAGGCATTTCAGCCGGACGTGATCGTGCTGCAGTGTGGCTGTGATGCGCACGTGCTCGACCCGCTCACGCACCTGCGCTGCACCACGGGGCTGTTCGAGCGCATGACGCGCCTGGTATGCGAGGTCGCGGATGAACACTGCGGTGGCCGGGTCGTCGCGACCGGCGGCGGCGGCTACGCGATCTACAAGGTCGTGCCGCGCGCATGGACGCTGGTCTGGGCGGCCCTCAACGGCATCGACGCGCCCGACGAAATACCCGAGGATTTCCTGCGCATGCTGCGCCTCGAGTGCGGCGAGATCGTGCCGTCGTTGCTGCGCGATCCGCCGGATGCCTTTCTGCCGTCGGAGCGTCGCGCGGCGGCCATCGAGACCAACGCCAGGACGCTGGCATCCGTGCGTCGTGCAGTGATGCCGCATCTCACCGGCTGGGG